Proteins encoded in a region of the Moritella marina ATCC 15381 genome:
- the epmA gene encoding elongation factor P--(R)-beta-lysine ligase, with protein MSELNWQPSASFPALRARASVLNTIREFFATRDVLEVDTPAMSQAAVTDVHLDAFSTEFVGPGYSQGLPLYLQTSPEFHMKRLLAAGSGCIYQMSKSFRNEEAGRHHNPEFTMLEWYRIGFDHFQLMDEMSELLTLVLSTGKAQRFTYQNAFKQFLQLDPLTATMDELRQAAKPYGVYDVLENEPDRDTILQLLFYVGVESQIGQNVPCFIYDFPASQAALARISAQDTRVAERFEVYFKGIELANGFHELADAQEQLRRFKADNAKRKTMDLSEQPIDYHLIDALTAGFPDCAGVALGIDRLVMLMMGANSLDEVIAFPTPRA; from the coding sequence ATGAGTGAATTAAATTGGCAACCGAGTGCAAGTTTTCCAGCGTTACGTGCGCGAGCATCGGTATTAAATACCATCCGTGAGTTCTTTGCGACACGTGATGTATTAGAAGTTGATACGCCAGCGATGAGCCAAGCAGCTGTAACAGATGTACATTTAGATGCCTTTAGCACCGAATTTGTTGGTCCTGGTTACAGCCAAGGTCTGCCTTTATATCTGCAAACATCACCTGAATTCCATATGAAAAGATTGCTAGCAGCAGGCAGTGGTTGTATTTATCAGATGAGTAAATCGTTCCGTAACGAAGAAGCTGGGCGTCATCATAATCCTGAATTCACTATGCTGGAATGGTATCGCATCGGCTTTGATCATTTTCAATTAATGGATGAAATGTCAGAACTACTGACTTTGGTATTAAGCACAGGTAAAGCGCAGCGCTTCACTTATCAAAACGCATTCAAACAATTTTTACAGCTAGACCCGTTAACCGCGACGATGGATGAATTACGCCAAGCGGCAAAACCGTACGGGGTTTATGACGTATTAGAGAATGAACCTGATCGAGATACTATCTTACAGCTGTTATTTTACGTGGGTGTCGAGAGCCAAATTGGCCAAAACGTGCCGTGCTTTATTTACGACTTCCCTGCATCGCAAGCGGCATTAGCGCGCATTAGCGCACAAGATACACGGGTGGCAGAGCGCTTTGAAGTGTATTTTAAAGGCATTGAATTAGCCAATGGCTTTCATGAACTAGCCGATGCGCAAGAGCAATTAAGACGTTTTAAAGCCGATAATGCGAAGCGTAAGACCATGGATTTATCTGAGCAACCTATCGACTATCATCTGATTGATGCGTTAACGGCTGGCTTCCCTGACTGCGCTGGCGTGGCGTTAGGTATCGATCGCTTAGTGATGCTGATGATGGGGGCAAATAGCCTTGATGAGGTTATTGCCTTTCCCACCCCGAGAGCTTAA
- the efp gene encoding elongation factor P produces MATYKTSDFKGGLKFMLDNEPCSIMEHDHVKPGKGQAFHRVKVRRLVSGKILEKTFKSGETVEAADVMEIELAYLYNDGEYFHFMNNESFEQVEADVKAVGDTAKWLVEQDICVITTWNDNPIAVTPPNFVELEVTETDPGLKGDTQGTGGKPATLTTGAVVRVPLFIQIGEVVKVDTRTGEYVGRVK; encoded by the coding sequence ATGGCAACATACAAAACTAGTGATTTTAAAGGCGGTTTAAAATTCATGCTTGATAATGAGCCTTGCTCTATTATGGAACATGATCATGTAAAACCAGGTAAAGGCCAAGCATTTCATCGCGTTAAAGTTCGTCGTTTAGTTTCTGGTAAAATTCTAGAAAAAACATTTAAGTCTGGCGAAACTGTTGAAGCTGCAGACGTAATGGAAATAGAATTAGCGTATCTATATAACGATGGCGAATACTTCCATTTTATGAACAATGAGTCGTTTGAGCAAGTTGAAGCTGACGTAAAAGCAGTTGGCGATACGGCTAAATGGTTAGTTGAACAAGATATCTGCGTTATTACTACGTGGAACGATAACCCAATTGCTGTTACACCACCAAACTTTGTTGAATTGGAAGTGACAGAAACAGATCCTGGCCTAAAAGGCGACACACAGGGTACAGGTGGTAAACCTGCAACATTGACTACTGGTGCCGTTGTACGCGTACCACTATTCATCCAAATCGGTGAAGTAGTTAAAGTTGATACACGTACTGGCGAATATGTTGGTCGTGTTAAATAA
- the epmB gene encoding EF-P beta-lysylation protein EpmB yields the protein MPQMITRNGAKMQENWKKDLANAISDPRKLLFILELPETTFQADFAARQLFPMRVPLSFVERMEKGNPKDPLFLQVMPKQQEFIQKAGFIKDPLDEHESVVPGLLHKYTNRVLFIVRGGCAINCRYCFRRHFPYQDNSNNKHEWQQAIDYIRSKPEIIEVIFSGGDPLMANDEQLGWLVEQLEQIPHLKRLRIHTRLPVVMPSRVTDEFVNLLKQSSLRCSVVLHINHPNELAAELPDALAKLTNAGISLYNQAVLLADINDNADDLVELHERLFDNRIQPYYLHVLDRVEGASHFEVPEEKAVTLMNKLLLRLPGFLVPKLVREIGGEKSKTPIAI from the coding sequence ATGCCGCAAATGATAACCCGAAATGGAGCAAAGATGCAGGAAAATTGGAAAAAAGACTTAGCAAATGCCATTTCAGATCCCAGAAAGCTACTTTTTATACTAGAACTTCCCGAGACAACTTTCCAAGCAGATTTTGCGGCAAGACAGTTATTCCCTATGCGCGTACCGCTATCGTTTGTCGAACGCATGGAAAAAGGGAACCCTAAAGACCCACTATTTTTACAAGTGATGCCCAAGCAGCAAGAGTTCATTCAAAAGGCCGGATTCATTAAAGATCCGCTTGATGAACATGAATCTGTCGTGCCTGGATTACTGCACAAATACACTAACCGAGTACTGTTTATTGTCCGCGGTGGTTGCGCAATCAATTGTCGTTACTGTTTCCGTCGTCACTTCCCTTATCAAGACAATAGTAATAACAAGCATGAATGGCAACAAGCGATAGATTATATTCGTTCTAAACCCGAGATCATCGAAGTGATTTTCAGTGGCGGCGATCCGCTCATGGCCAATGACGAACAACTCGGTTGGCTGGTTGAACAATTAGAACAGATCCCACACCTTAAGCGCCTGCGTATCCATACCCGTTTGCCCGTGGTCATGCCTAGCCGTGTGACCGATGAATTCGTTAACCTGTTAAAACAATCAAGTTTACGCTGTAGTGTAGTATTACATATCAATCACCCTAATGAGCTCGCCGCAGAACTACCCGACGCATTGGCAAAACTCACCAATGCAGGGATCAGCTTATATAATCAGGCGGTATTACTGGCTGATATTAATGATAATGCCGACGATTTAGTGGAACTACATGAGCGTCTGTTTGATAACCGTATCCAACCTTATTACTTGCATGTGCTAGATAGAGTCGAAGGTGCGAGTCACTTTGAAGTGCCGGAAGAAAAAGCCGTCACACTAATGAATAAACTATTATTACGGTTACCGGGATTTTTAGTGCCCAAATTAGTACGCGAGATTGGTGGTGAGAAAAGTAAAACACCGATTGCGATTTAG
- a CDS encoding NAD(P)/FAD-dependent oxidoreductase, with product MKKILVIGGGAGGLELATQLGRKLGKKGKANITLIDRNKTHLWKPLLHEVATGSLDTGIDALSYAAHAKNQGFDFQLGSFSGLDRETKTVTIAPLYNDCDELLIAERTLQYDYLVLAIGSMCNDFNTKGVKDNCIFLDSPDQAHRFHKELLNAFLLHGANKDKDAKVNIAIVGAGATGVELSAELHNTASQLSAYGFTNVNQESLNVTLVEAGKSILPALPARISAAAHHELTKIGVDVRTETMVTEANSEGLVTKDGEQIPASLMVWAAGIKAPDFMKDIAGLETNRINQIVVKGSLQASRDDSIFVIGDLASCAQADGSFVPPRAQAAHQMATVAFKNIMTLMQGGSTLKPFVYHDHGSLVSLSSFSTVGSLMGNLTKGSMMVEGRIARMVYISLYRMHQIALHGYVKTGLMMLVGSLNRVLRPTLKLH from the coding sequence ATGAAAAAAATTCTTGTGATCGGAGGCGGTGCTGGTGGCCTTGAGCTTGCTACACAACTGGGTCGTAAATTGGGTAAAAAAGGCAAAGCCAACATTACGCTGATTGATCGTAATAAAACCCACCTGTGGAAGCCGTTATTACACGAAGTTGCTACGGGTTCATTGGATACCGGTATTGATGCATTAAGTTATGCAGCACATGCGAAGAATCAAGGTTTTGATTTTCAGCTAGGTAGTTTTTCAGGTTTAGACCGTGAAACGAAGACCGTGACGATTGCACCTTTGTATAATGACTGTGACGAATTATTAATTGCCGAACGTACCTTACAATACGATTATTTAGTATTGGCGATTGGTAGCATGTGTAATGACTTTAATACCAAAGGTGTTAAAGACAACTGTATTTTCTTAGATAGCCCAGATCAAGCACATCGTTTCCATAAAGAATTGTTAAATGCATTCTTGTTACATGGCGCGAACAAAGATAAAGATGCCAAAGTAAATATCGCTATCGTTGGTGCGGGGGCAACGGGTGTTGAGCTTTCAGCTGAACTACACAATACGGCATCACAATTATCGGCTTACGGTTTTACCAATGTAAATCAAGAATCGTTAAATGTAACACTAGTAGAAGCTGGCAAAAGTATTTTACCGGCATTACCGGCGCGTATTTCTGCTGCTGCGCACCACGAATTAACTAAAATTGGTGTTGATGTTCGCACCGAGACGATGGTGACGGAAGCGAACAGTGAAGGTTTGGTGACTAAAGATGGTGAACAAATTCCTGCGTCATTAATGGTATGGGCTGCGGGCATTAAAGCGCCAGACTTTATGAAAGATATTGCAGGCCTAGAAACCAATCGTATTAACCAGATTGTGGTGAAAGGTAGTTTACAAGCAAGCCGTGATGACAGTATTTTTGTGATTGGCGATTTAGCATCGTGCGCGCAAGCTGATGGTTCATTTGTACCGCCACGTGCGCAAGCTGCACATCAAATGGCGACAGTTGCGTTTAAAAATATCATGACGCTGATGCAAGGTGGTTCGACGCTAAAACCATTCGTTTATCACGATCATGGTTCATTGGTATCGCTAAGTAGCTTTAGTACTGTGGGTAGCCTGATGGGCAACTTAACGAAAGGCAGCATGATGGTTGAAGGCCGTATTGCCAGAATGGTATATATTTCACTGTACCGCATGCACCAAATTGCCTTACATGGTTATGTGAAAACAGGCTTGATGATGCTGGTTGGTAGTTTAAACCGGGTATTACGCCCAACGCTTAAATTGCATTAG
- a CDS encoding OmpP1/FadL family transporter produces MRINKVAFAITTLLAASQVHASGFQINEHSASGLGRAFAGEAAIGDDAASLARNPALMATFDRAQLSVVGSYVAPDVNITGHNDNNSASDVAPAAVVPAMYYIQPINDEWAFGLAMYSNFGTGTEYADDYVNNAAAGTTHIVTATFNPNISYRINEQFSIGAGVSAIYSTAELKRSIHLSPGLPQMQAAEMEGDGINFSWNVGALYEVNENNRFGISYKHSSKMELEGTYSGRYPGAILPVNDIDGTMENTLPAILELSGYHKLTNQFAVSYSWQYTTWSDFGDIIAYDLNGVEVLKKEENFSNSSRYSIGTEYYATENLTLRVGYAYDEQAAESTLSIPDSDRQWYTAGMTYKATQSLSFDMGAAFIAGKEITFDEDIPLGGTKTFSSKGDAWIYSAQMNYSF; encoded by the coding sequence ATGAGAATAAATAAAGTCGCTTTTGCTATTACAACATTACTGGCAGCCAGCCAAGTTCACGCTTCAGGTTTCCAAATAAATGAACACTCAGCATCAGGTTTAGGCCGTGCATTTGCCGGTGAAGCTGCAATTGGTGATGATGCAGCATCATTAGCACGTAACCCGGCATTAATGGCGACTTTTGATCGTGCGCAACTATCCGTTGTTGGTTCGTATGTGGCACCGGATGTGAATATTACAGGTCATAACGACAATAACAGCGCAAGCGATGTCGCTCCTGCGGCCGTTGTGCCTGCTATGTATTATATCCAACCTATCAATGATGAGTGGGCATTTGGTTTAGCCATGTACTCAAACTTTGGCACTGGTACTGAATACGCTGATGATTATGTTAATAATGCAGCAGCAGGCACCACACATATTGTCACTGCAACATTTAACCCAAATATTTCTTATCGAATTAACGAACAATTTAGTATAGGTGCCGGTGTAAGTGCAATTTATTCAACCGCAGAGCTGAAAAGAAGTATCCATCTATCACCTGGACTGCCGCAAATGCAAGCAGCTGAAATGGAAGGTGATGGAATTAATTTCAGCTGGAATGTAGGTGCATTATATGAAGTAAATGAAAACAATCGCTTTGGTATTAGCTATAAACACAGTTCAAAGATGGAGCTTGAAGGCACTTATTCAGGCAGGTATCCAGGTGCGATACTGCCCGTGAATGATATTGATGGCACCATGGAAAATACCCTCCCTGCCATTTTAGAACTTTCAGGCTATCACAAACTAACAAACCAATTTGCAGTATCTTATAGCTGGCAATACACAACCTGGTCGGATTTTGGCGATATTATTGCCTATGATTTAAATGGCGTAGAGGTACTGAAAAAAGAAGAAAACTTTAGTAACTCAAGCCGCTATTCAATTGGCACCGAATATTATGCAACAGAAAACCTAACGCTACGTGTTGGTTATGCTTATGATGAACAAGCCGCAGAGTCCACTTTAAGTATTCCAGATTCCGATCGACAATGGTATACCGCCGGTATGACATATAAAGCAACTCAATCTCTGTCGTTTGATATGGGTGCGGCTTTCATTGCAGGTAAAGAAATTACTTTTGATGAAGACATCCCACTTGGCGGAACTAAAACATTCTCTTCTAAAGGTGATGCTTGGATATACTCAGCACAGATGAACTACAGTTTCTAA
- a CDS encoding OmpP1/FadL family transporter gives MRINKVALAVTALLAASQVHAAGFQVSEHSASGLGRAFAGEAAIGDDAASLARNPALMATFDKAQLSVVGSYVTPEIDVTSTTPGLDTNDVAPAQAVPAMYYIQPINEKVAVGLAIYSNYGTGTEYPDDYAAGAIAGTTHIVSVNFNPNISYRLNEQLSVGAGVSLVYATAELERNVGYTGTLLPQDTNAATMEGDGYGFGWNVGALYEINKNNRLGISYKSKVKTELEGDYKGTSTSAASRGDTTAGALSPFVGQKTVDGTLDINLPSILEVSGYHKLTDKFAVSYSWMYTTWSDFGDIEAKGAECNDITGAGPGTCLVKKEDFNNSSRYAIGGEYYLSEAFTLRAGYALDEQAGEATLSIPDTDRHWYTAGVTYKASQALSFDFAAALVAGDEITFEEEGTSFTSSGDAYIYSAQMNYSF, from the coding sequence ATGAGAATTAATAAAGTTGCTCTAGCAGTTACAGCATTACTTGCAGCAAGCCAAGTTCACGCTGCTGGTTTCCAAGTTAGCGAACATTCAGCGTCAGGTCTAGGCCGCGCATTCGCTGGTGAAGCAGCAATCGGCGACGACGCAGCATCACTTGCACGTAACCCTGCATTAATGGCAACTTTTGATAAAGCGCAACTTTCAGTTGTGGGTTCTTATGTAACGCCAGAGATTGACGTTACAAGTACAACGCCTGGTTTAGACACTAATGATGTAGCACCAGCACAAGCTGTTCCTGCTATGTATTATATCCAACCAATCAACGAAAAAGTTGCTGTAGGTTTAGCGATTTACTCTAACTATGGTACTGGTACTGAGTATCCAGATGACTATGCTGCAGGTGCAATTGCAGGCACAACACATATTGTATCTGTAAATTTCAATCCAAATATCTCTTACCGTCTAAATGAGCAACTTAGCGTAGGTGCAGGTGTAAGCCTAGTATACGCAACTGCAGAATTAGAGCGAAACGTTGGCTATACCGGCACTCTTCTACCGCAAGATACAAATGCTGCAACTATGGAAGGTGATGGCTATGGTTTCGGTTGGAACGTTGGTGCATTATATGAAATCAATAAAAATAACCGCTTAGGTATTAGCTACAAATCAAAAGTTAAAACTGAACTTGAAGGTGATTACAAAGGTACATCAACATCAGCAGCTTCAAGAGGAGATACAACAGCCGGAGCCCTATCACCATTTGTGGGTCAAAAAACTGTTGATGGTACATTAGATATTAACTTACCTTCTATTTTAGAAGTATCTGGTTACCATAAACTAACAGACAAGTTCGCAGTATCATATAGCTGGATGTACACAACTTGGTCTGACTTTGGTGATATTGAAGCTAAAGGTGCTGAATGTAATGATATCACTGGTGCAGGCCCAGGTACTTGCTTAGTTAAAAAAGAAGACTTTAATAACTCTAGCCGTTATGCAATCGGTGGTGAATACTATCTTTCAGAAGCTTTCACATTGCGCGCTGGTTATGCTCTTGATGAACAAGCTGGTGAAGCAACATTAAGTATCCCAGATACAGATCGCCATTGGTACACAGCAGGTGTTACATATAAAGCATCACAAGCACTATCATTTGATTTCGCAGCAGCGCTAGTTGCAGGTGACGAAATTACATTTGAAGAAGAAGGCACTTCATTCACTTCAAGTGGCGATGCGTACATCTACTCAGCACAAATGAACTACAGCTTCTAA
- a CDS encoding TetR/AcrR family transcriptional regulator, with the protein MTDIKAKPRRGRPPKVARENTDTRAMLIRSGVEVLTESGFAAAGIDGILKKVGVPKGSFYHYFKSKEDFGQAVIDNYASYFAAKLDKCLLDESIAPLQRIVKFADGAKQGIVKFEFKRGCLVGNLGQEVAILPDSYRLVLQNIFAVWESKIQACLEAAKQQGDIKNDINCAQQAELFWIGWEGAVMRARLVQSVQPLDLYIAMFIASIATS; encoded by the coding sequence ATGACAGACATTAAAGCTAAACCTCGCCGAGGTAGACCACCCAAAGTAGCCCGTGAAAATACCGATACCCGCGCAATGTTAATTCGCAGTGGTGTCGAAGTATTAACTGAGAGTGGCTTTGCCGCTGCAGGTATCGACGGTATCTTGAAAAAGGTCGGTGTACCAAAAGGATCTTTCTATCATTACTTTAAAAGTAAGGAAGATTTTGGTCAGGCAGTGATTGATAACTACGCTAGCTATTTTGCTGCTAAGCTGGATAAGTGCTTATTAGATGAATCAATCGCACCATTACAGCGTATTGTGAAATTTGCCGATGGCGCTAAACAGGGCATCGTAAAGTTTGAATTCAAGCGTGGCTGTCTAGTCGGTAATTTAGGCCAAGAAGTGGCTATATTACCCGACAGTTATCGTCTTGTACTGCAAAACATCTTTGCCGTGTGGGAAAGTAAGATACAAGCCTGTTTAGAGGCTGCCAAGCAACAAGGTGATATAAAAAATGATATTAACTGCGCGCAGCAAGCTGAATTATTTTGGATTGGCTGGGAAGGTGCAGTGATGCGGGCTCGACTCGTACAATCAGTGCAACCGTTAGATTTATATATCGCGATGTTTATTGCCAGTATCGCCACCAGCTAA
- a CDS encoding MDR family oxidoreductase has product MFKGILIEKNDDQYTASVQSIDESQLPAGDVSIDVAYSTLNFKDGLAITGKGPVVRSFPMVPGIDLVGTVTQSNSDKFQAGDQVLLNGFGVGEKHWGGLAEKARLNSDWLIKLPAGLTAKQAMAIGTAGYTAMLSVIALERHGITPEKGDVLVTGANGGVGSFAITILSKLGYNVIASTGRPEEADYLKALGASEIIDRNTLSEAGRPMVKERWAAAVDSVGSHTLTNVCAGLKYGGVVTACGLAQGMDFPASVAPFILRGITLAGIDSVMRPIADREEAWARLAEILTTDDFTSIGTEIGLEDAVATAHDLMAGKVRGRVLVNIQK; this is encoded by the coding sequence ATGTTTAAAGGTATTTTAATCGAAAAAAATGACGACCAATATACAGCGTCAGTACAATCAATTGATGAATCACAACTGCCTGCTGGTGATGTCAGCATTGATGTTGCTTACAGCACGCTTAACTTTAAAGACGGTTTAGCAATCACAGGTAAAGGCCCAGTAGTACGCAGCTTCCCTATGGTGCCAGGTATCGATCTTGTTGGTACTGTGACGCAAAGCAACAGCGATAAATTCCAAGCTGGCGATCAAGTATTATTAAACGGTTTCGGTGTTGGTGAAAAACATTGGGGTGGCCTGGCAGAAAAAGCCCGCCTAAACAGTGATTGGTTAATCAAATTACCAGCAGGCTTAACGGCTAAACAAGCAATGGCAATCGGTACAGCTGGTTATACTGCAATGTTATCAGTAATTGCCTTAGAACGTCACGGCATCACACCTGAAAAAGGCGATGTATTAGTAACAGGCGCTAACGGTGGTGTGGGTAGCTTTGCGATCACAATCTTATCTAAACTCGGTTATAACGTTATCGCATCAACAGGTCGTCCTGAAGAAGCGGATTACTTAAAAGCATTAGGCGCGTCAGAGATCATTGATCGCAATACCTTATCTGAAGCAGGCCGCCCTATGGTTAAAGAACGTTGGGCTGCAGCGGTTGATTCTGTGGGTAGCCATACACTAACAAATGTATGTGCAGGTCTTAAATATGGCGGTGTGGTAACGGCTTGTGGTCTAGCACAAGGTATGGATTTCCCTGCAAGTGTTGCACCTTTCATTTTACGTGGTATTACCTTAGCAGGTATCGACAGTGTAATGCGCCCTATCGCGGACAGAGAAGAAGCATGGGCTCGTTTAGCAGAGATCCTAACCACTGATGACTTCACTTCTATCGGCACTGAAATCGGCTTAGAAGACGCAGTAGCAACGGCACATGATTTAATGGCCGGTAAAGTACGTGGTCGTGTATTGGTTAATATTCAAAAATAA
- a CDS encoding bifunctional metallophosphatase/5'-nucleotidase — protein MTFSKPLTARLTAVSVALLLAGCAQTSQPDDVFNLTVAHINDTHSNFDPVKSSFTANGDTVYNEFGGHPRLKTMSDAYKEQAQQNDDSFLFLHGGDAWQGSAYFKLNEGAMNADILSLFGIDAMALGNHEFDLNNTKLNQFISDINFPVLAANIDASEDADLKDQTNLRPFMVYAFDGNNKTAIRDLDNLPTDKDLVAVFGLALDNMPNIAPNTGDIKFLNMVTSAQATVDMLKAKGVNNIIALTHIGNAVDVDVASKVNGIDLIVGGHSHTLLGDFTNLGLHNNGTYAQIVKNPDNMGKTCVVQAGEYAQAIGRLQVSFNQQGDIVNCNGHNVLLSNDEFYSQPSRHDDEKFDSVATQDVVEFIDQAENITITAEEAAMRQRIDVNYKPAVNQAYGKTIAQVPVELKHERRPGDRGSDKHGSDVAPILAEGQYFWANTAEVQQVTGMKVDFALIGAGGIRTNIEAGEYRQGNVSLEMLPFANFMSVVPVSGKVIKTLINDTVSATLAAGSHAGKFPYGGHIRYSYTETVANKAGKVDFVEVMTGTEAAPSWTAIEESKTYNVALNNYNATGNDGWTPLYEAQKNSSKRVDLAFVDGKLTGFKVKNIVKVGKKYQVNYQGDAPNCKADNTVCNTDAQAVMNYIDSERNTLTPLGYEVVTFNRAQ, from the coding sequence ATGACGTTTTCAAAACCACTTACTGCACGTTTAACCGCTGTTTCTGTTGCCTTACTGCTCGCTGGTTGCGCGCAAACGTCGCAACCAGACGATGTCTTTAATCTGACTGTTGCCCATATCAATGATACCCATTCTAACTTCGATCCCGTTAAATCAAGTTTCACTGCCAACGGCGATACTGTATATAACGAATTTGGCGGTCATCCGCGTTTGAAAACTATGTCTGATGCTTACAAAGAACAAGCGCAGCAAAATGATGACAGCTTTTTATTCTTACACGGTGGTGATGCGTGGCAGGGCAGTGCGTACTTTAAGTTGAATGAAGGCGCTATGAATGCAGACATCTTAAGCCTATTCGGTATCGATGCGATGGCATTGGGTAATCATGAATTTGATTTGAACAATACCAAGCTTAATCAATTTATCAGTGATATTAATTTCCCTGTATTAGCAGCAAACATTGATGCCAGTGAAGATGCGGATTTAAAAGACCAAACCAATTTACGCCCTTTCATGGTTTACGCATTTGATGGCAATAATAAAACGGCTATTCGCGATTTAGATAACCTACCAACAGATAAAGACTTGGTCGCTGTATTTGGCTTAGCACTCGATAACATGCCAAATATCGCGCCGAATACCGGTGATATCAAATTCTTAAACATGGTGACCTCTGCGCAAGCAACCGTTGATATGTTGAAAGCCAAAGGTGTGAACAACATTATCGCGTTAACCCATATCGGTAATGCGGTAGACGTTGATGTCGCCAGTAAAGTAAACGGTATTGATTTGATCGTCGGTGGTCACTCACATACGTTACTAGGTGACTTCACTAATCTAGGTTTACACAATAACGGCACGTATGCACAGATAGTTAAAAATCCAGATAACATGGGCAAAACTTGTGTTGTACAAGCGGGTGAATATGCACAAGCTATCGGTCGTTTACAAGTAAGCTTTAATCAACAAGGCGACATTGTTAACTGTAATGGACACAATGTGTTGTTGAGTAACGATGAGTTTTATTCACAGCCATCACGCCATGATGATGAGAAATTTGATAGTGTAGCGACGCAAGATGTGGTTGAATTTATTGACCAAGCTGAGAACATCACCATTACCGCTGAAGAAGCGGCAATGCGTCAACGTATTGATGTGAACTACAAGCCTGCAGTTAATCAAGCATACGGCAAGACAATTGCGCAAGTACCGGTAGAGTTAAAGCATGAACGTCGCCCGGGTGATCGCGGCAGTGACAAACACGGTTCTGATGTTGCACCTATCCTAGCGGAAGGCCAATACTTCTGGGCTAATACAGCTGAAGTACAACAAGTTACGGGCATGAAAGTTGATTTTGCCTTAATCGGTGCTGGTGGCATTCGTACCAACATTGAAGCGGGTGAATATCGTCAAGGGAACGTGTCGTTAGAAATGCTGCCATTCGCTAACTTTATGTCAGTTGTTCCTGTATCGGGTAAAGTAATTAAAACCCTGATTAACGATACGGTAAGCGCAACATTAGCGGCCGGTTCACACGCAGGTAAATTCCCGTATGGCGGTCACATTCGCTATAGCTACACAGAAACAGTCGCGAACAAAGCCGGTAAAGTTGATTTTGTGGAAGTGATGACGGGTACTGAAGCTGCGCCATCATGGACTGCGATTGAAGAAAGCAAAACTTACAACGTCGCGTTAAATAATTATAACGCGACGGGTAATGACGGTTGGACGCCACTGTATGAAGCACAGAAGAACAGTTCTAAACGTGTTGATTTAGCATTCGTAGATGGCAAACTAACCGGTTTTAAAGTAAAGAATATTGTTAAGGTTGGTAAAAAGTACCAAGTAAATTACCAAGGTGATGCGCCAAACTGTAAAGCGGATAACACAGTATGTAATACCGATGCGCAAGCAGTGATGAATTACATTGATAGTGAACGTAATACGTTAACGCCGCTAGGTTATGAAGTGGTGACGTTTAATCGCGCGCAGTAA